The proteins below come from a single Asanoa ferruginea genomic window:
- the allB gene encoding allantoinase AllB — MIRSTRVVLPDGAVGPASVAVRDGTIASVASSAVTPDVDLGDLVLMPGLVDTHVHVNEPGRTEWEGFATATRAALAGGVTTIVDMPLNSLPPTVSAAALATKRDAAAGQCHVDVGFWGGAIPGNTGDLADLHAAGVFGFKAFLADSGVPEFPPVSPAELREAMAAVSALFIVHAEDPARLRSAPPSPHYADFLDSRPGAAECAAVGAALDAAEATGSRVHILHVSDAAAASVVAAGRARGVRVTAETCPHYLTLDADEIPDGATEFKCCPPIRGAANRDSLWSALAAGAIDIVVSDHSPSTPALKQGDFGSAWGGIASLQLGLPLVWTGALARGHGIADVVRWMSTGPADLVGLAGKGRIAVGADADLVAFDPAATFTVDPAALHHRHPVSPYAGRQLTGVVRRVWLGGAEVSPSDPPRGRLLRRAADLLEAR, encoded by the coding sequence GTGATCAGGTCTACCCGGGTGGTGCTGCCCGACGGCGCGGTCGGGCCGGCTTCGGTCGCGGTGCGCGACGGCACGATCGCGTCGGTTGCCTCCAGCGCCGTGACTCCCGATGTCGACCTTGGTGACCTGGTGCTGATGCCCGGGCTGGTCGACACGCACGTGCACGTCAACGAGCCGGGGCGCACCGAGTGGGAGGGCTTCGCCACGGCCACCCGGGCCGCGCTCGCCGGCGGGGTGACCACGATCGTCGACATGCCGCTCAACTCGCTGCCGCCGACGGTCTCCGCCGCCGCGCTGGCCACGAAGCGAGACGCCGCCGCGGGCCAGTGCCATGTCGACGTGGGCTTCTGGGGAGGGGCGATCCCCGGCAACACGGGCGACCTGGCCGACCTGCACGCCGCCGGGGTGTTCGGCTTCAAGGCGTTCCTGGCCGACTCCGGCGTGCCGGAGTTCCCGCCGGTCTCCCCGGCGGAGCTGCGGGAAGCGATGGCCGCGGTGTCCGCGCTGTTCATCGTGCACGCCGAAGACCCGGCCCGGCTGCGGTCGGCGCCGCCGTCCCCGCACTACGCCGACTTCCTGGACTCGCGTCCCGGCGCCGCCGAGTGCGCGGCGGTCGGCGCCGCACTGGACGCGGCCGAGGCGACCGGGAGCCGGGTGCACATCCTGCACGTCTCCGACGCGGCGGCGGCGAGCGTGGTCGCGGCCGGCCGGGCCCGGGGCGTGCGCGTGACGGCGGAGACCTGTCCCCACTACCTGACGCTCGACGCCGACGAGATCCCCGACGGCGCCACCGAGTTCAAGTGCTGCCCGCCCATTCGCGGCGCCGCGAACCGCGACTCGCTGTGGTCGGCTCTGGCCGCGGGCGCCATCGACATCGTCGTCTCCGACCACTCGCCGTCGACGCCGGCGCTCAAGCAGGGTGACTTCGGTTCGGCCTGGGGCGGCATCGCGTCGCTGCAACTCGGGTTGCCGCTGGTCTGGACCGGCGCCCTGGCCCGCGGCCACGGCATCGCCGACGTGGTGCGCTGGATGTCGACCGGCCCGGCCGACCTGGTGGGCCTCGCGGGCAAGGGCCGGATCGCGGTGGGCGCCGACGCCGACCTGGTCGCCTTCGACCCGGCGGCCACGTTCACCGTCGACCCGGCGGCGCTGCACCATCGGCACCCGGTCTCCCCGTACGCCGGCCGGCAGTTGACCGGTGTTGTCCGTCGGGTCTGGCTCGGCGGCGCCGAGGTCTCGCCCTCCGACCCGCCGCGCGGTCGCTTGCTGCGCCGGGCCGCCGACCTGCTGGAGGCACGATGA
- the sepF gene encoding cell division protein SepF, producing the protein MLKTLRPRSYSDVIHVGHYFCHDFTVVMDLTNLDDGGDPTPLVDFAAGLIVARDGAMEKLAPNVFMLKPRQPRPDA; encoded by the coding sequence ATGCTCAAGACCCTCCGTCCGCGCAGCTACAGCGACGTGATCCACGTCGGGCACTACTTCTGCCACGACTTCACGGTAGTGATGGACCTGACCAACCTCGACGACGGCGGCGACCCAACCCCGTTGGTCGACTTCGCGGCGGGCTTGATCGTCGCCCGCGACGGCGCGATGGAGAAACTGGCACCCAACGTCTTCATGCTCAAACCCCGCCAACCCCGCCCCGACGCCTAG
- a CDS encoding phospholipase D family protein encodes MPMEDWFLTRSERGNPASDLPTWTEGNQCEPLVHGATYFADLVHTVAALEKGDHLFFTDWRGDPDERLLPDGPTVADLFAGAAERGVVVKGLMWRSHLDKLQYSEEENRHLGDDVEAAGGEVLLDQRVRRGGSHHQKLVVVRRPGGDVAYAGGIDLCHSRRDDASHLGDPQPIAMAKAYGPRPPWHDVQLKLRGPVVDVLDRVFRERWDDPMPLDIQNPLAYVRDRLSHADLEADPLPPRAPAAEAVGPHAVQVLRTYPTVRPRYPFAPDGERTVARGYVKAIRRARRLIYLEDQYLWSTEVAQLFAQALRDNPDLHLVAVVPRHPDLDGRLALPPNQVGRELALRLCQEAAPDRVHVFDLENHEGTPVYVHAKVCVIDDVWASVGSDNFNRRSWTHDSELSCAVLDTTLDTRAPADPAGLGDGARVYARDLRLRLMAEHLDSEEAPVEAAAAVDAMVASAEALEAWHVSGRRGPRPPGRLRPHSPERLPLRTRLWALPLYRLIYDPDGRPLRHRLSGTF; translated from the coding sequence ATGCCGATGGAGGACTGGTTTCTCACCAGGTCGGAGCGCGGCAATCCCGCCTCAGACCTACCCACCTGGACCGAAGGCAATCAATGCGAGCCGCTGGTGCACGGCGCGACCTACTTCGCTGATCTCGTGCACACCGTCGCCGCGCTGGAGAAGGGTGACCACCTTTTTTTCACCGACTGGCGCGGCGATCCCGACGAGCGGCTGCTGCCCGACGGCCCGACCGTCGCCGACCTGTTCGCCGGCGCCGCCGAGCGGGGCGTGGTGGTGAAGGGGCTGATGTGGCGTTCCCACCTCGACAAGCTGCAATACAGCGAGGAGGAGAACCGGCACCTGGGCGACGACGTCGAGGCCGCGGGCGGCGAGGTGCTGCTCGACCAGCGGGTCCGGCGCGGCGGCTCGCACCACCAGAAGCTGGTGGTGGTCCGGCGGCCGGGCGGCGATGTGGCCTACGCCGGCGGCATCGACCTGTGCCACAGCCGCCGCGACGACGCGAGTCACCTCGGTGACCCACAGCCGATAGCCATGGCCAAGGCCTACGGGCCGCGCCCGCCCTGGCACGACGTGCAGCTCAAGCTGCGCGGGCCGGTGGTCGACGTGCTCGACCGGGTGTTCCGCGAGCGCTGGGACGACCCGATGCCGCTGGACATCCAGAACCCGCTCGCCTACGTGCGCGACCGGCTGAGCCACGCCGACCTCGAGGCCGACCCGTTGCCGCCGCGGGCTCCGGCGGCCGAGGCGGTCGGCCCGCACGCGGTGCAGGTGTTGCGCACCTATCCGACCGTCCGCCCGCGTTATCCCTTCGCGCCGGACGGGGAGCGGACCGTGGCCCGCGGCTACGTCAAGGCGATCCGCCGCGCCCGCCGGCTGATCTACCTGGAAGACCAGTATCTCTGGTCGACCGAGGTGGCCCAGCTGTTCGCACAGGCCCTGCGCGACAACCCCGACCTGCACCTGGTCGCCGTCGTGCCGCGCCATCCCGACCTCGACGGCCGGCTGGCCCTGCCGCCCAACCAGGTCGGCCGGGAGTTGGCGCTGCGGCTGTGCCAGGAGGCGGCGCCCGACCGGGTGCACGTCTTCGACCTGGAAAACCATGAAGGCACGCCGGTGTACGTACACGCGAAGGTCTGTGTCATCGACGACGTGTGGGCGAGCGTCGGCTCCGACAACTTCAACCGTCGTTCGTGGACGCACGACAGCGAGCTGTCCTGTGCCGTGCTGGACACCACCCTGGATACCCGCGCGCCGGCCGACCCCGCCGGTCTCGGTGACGGCGCCCGCGTCTACGCCCGCGACCTGCGGCTGCGGCTGATGGCCGAGCACCTCGACAGCGAGGAAGCTCCGGTCGAGGCAGCGGCGGCGGTCGACGCCATGGTCGCGTCGGCGGAAGCGCTGGAGGCATGGCATGTTTCGGGCCGGCGCGGACCCCGGCCGCCCGGCCGGTTGCGCCCGCACTCGCCGGAACGCCTGCCGCTGCGCACCCGGCTCTGGGCGCTACCGCTCTACCGCCTGATCTACGACCCCGACGGGCGCCCGCTGCGGCACCGGCTGAGCGGCACGTTCTAG
- a CDS encoding DUF6986 family protein — translation MSRRLPEAVYRDLDQRLAPVDAVLRDRHRPAVTGRQPVHTVYVPADKFVPSVVSAWGAAARAALEGSPPLPFPEELRDRVVAKLDREPIEDLRIDFEDGYGSRGDDTEDAAAAAAGAALLSLAPAPPFIGLRIKSLEAATRRRGVRTLDLFLSAVGDALPPGFLVTLPKVSAPAQVEAMALLCGQLELAYGLPSRTLLFEAQVETPLAVLGPAGDATVARLAGAAEGRLVGLHYGTYDYSAALGIAASEQSLAHPAADHAKAVMQVAVAGTGVRLSDGSCNVLPVGPGIHAAWQLHHRLVARSLARGFYQGWDLHPAQLPTRFAATYAFFRSASGAAVERLGAYLDRRSSGILDEPATARALAGFLLRGLDCGALDPPEVPFDRPSLEALWTS, via the coding sequence ATGAGCAGGCGGCTGCCGGAAGCGGTCTACCGCGACCTCGACCAGCGGCTCGCACCGGTCGACGCGGTGCTGCGCGACCGGCACCGGCCCGCGGTGACCGGGCGGCAGCCGGTGCACACCGTTTACGTACCCGCCGACAAGTTCGTGCCCTCGGTCGTCTCGGCCTGGGGCGCCGCGGCGCGCGCGGCGCTGGAAGGCTCGCCGCCGCTGCCCTTTCCGGAGGAGCTGCGCGACCGGGTGGTGGCCAAGCTCGACCGCGAGCCGATCGAAGACCTGCGGATCGACTTCGAAGACGGCTACGGCTCCCGCGGCGACGACACCGAAGACGCCGCCGCGGCGGCCGCCGGAGCCGCGCTGCTGTCGCTCGCACCCGCGCCGCCGTTCATCGGCCTGCGGATCAAGTCACTGGAGGCGGCGACCCGCCGCCGCGGCGTGCGCACCCTCGACCTGTTCCTCTCGGCGGTGGGCGACGCGCTGCCGCCGGGCTTCCTGGTGACCCTGCCCAAGGTGAGCGCGCCGGCCCAGGTCGAGGCGATGGCGCTGCTCTGCGGGCAGCTCGAGCTGGCCTACGGCCTGCCGTCGCGAACGCTGCTGTTCGAGGCCCAGGTGGAGACGCCGCTCGCGGTGCTCGGGCCGGCCGGGGACGCGACCGTCGCCCGGCTGGCCGGCGCGGCCGAGGGCCGGCTGGTGGGGCTGCACTACGGCACCTACGACTACAGCGCCGCGCTCGGCATCGCCGCCTCGGAGCAGAGCCTGGCCCACCCGGCCGCCGACCACGCCAAGGCGGTCATGCAGGTGGCGGTGGCCGGGACCGGGGTGCGGCTCAGCGACGGTTCGTGCAACGTCCTCCCGGTCGGGCCCGGCATCCACGCGGCCTGGCAGCTCCATCACCGGCTGGTGGCGCGGTCGCTGGCCCGGGGTTTCTATCAGGGCTGGGACCTGCACCCGGCCCAGCTCCCGACCCGGTTCGCGGCCACCTACGCGTTCTTCCGCTCGGCCTCCGGGGCCGCGGTCGAACGCCTGGGCGCCTACCTCGATCGCAGGTCCAGCGGCATCCTCGACGAGCCGGCGACGGCCCGTGCGCTGGCGGGCTTCCTGCTGCGCGGGCTCGACTGCGGCGCTCTCGATCCGCCGGAGGTTCCTTTCGACCGCCCGTCGCTGGAGGCTTTATGGACCTCTTGA
- a CDS encoding DUF1684 domain-containing protein, translating to MDDLDLADWRERVAALYLSDADLNGFRAGRDELFASHPQSPIPADERPAFPGLRYFDENPDAIVEVPVRPASGGERIDTGGPDGVVSYRRAGIAETPWGPLTLWWIEAYGGGLFLPFRDGTAGPRTYGGGRYLTDTVKGTFGRGLVLLGSDRVRLNFNYAYNPSCAYDDRWACPLAPEENRLTTPIEAGELNYH from the coding sequence GTGGATGACCTTGATCTTGCTGACTGGCGTGAGCGGGTGGCCGCCCTCTACCTCTCCGACGCCGACCTCAACGGGTTCCGGGCGGGGCGGGACGAGTTGTTCGCCTCGCACCCGCAGTCGCCGATCCCCGCCGACGAGCGTCCGGCGTTCCCGGGCCTGCGCTACTTCGACGAGAACCCGGACGCGATCGTCGAGGTGCCGGTGCGCCCGGCCAGCGGCGGCGAGCGGATCGACACCGGCGGCCCGGATGGCGTGGTGAGCTACCGGCGCGCCGGGATCGCCGAGACGCCGTGGGGTCCGCTGACCCTGTGGTGGATCGAGGCCTACGGCGGCGGGCTGTTCCTGCCGTTCCGCGACGGCACGGCCGGCCCGCGCACCTATGGCGGCGGCCGCTACCTGACCGACACGGTCAAGGGCACGTTCGGCCGCGGCCTGGTGCTGCTCGGCTCCGACCGGGTCCGGCTCAACTTCAACTACGCCTACAACCCCAGCTGTGCGTACGACGACCGCTGGGCCTGCCCCCTCGCCCCGGAGGAGAACCGCCTGACCACGCCGATCGAGGCGGGGGAGCTGAATTACCACTGA
- a CDS encoding pirin family protein: MPAVTVEDVLVLPRLPRLDPATTAFRPVKSLTTAPSGFEGEGFPVRRSFAGVAMTDLDPFIHLDQMGEVDYAPGEPKGTPWHPHRGFETVTYIIDGIFDHQDSNGGGGTITNGDTQWMTAGSGLLHIEAPPEHLVMSGGLFHGLQLWVNLPRAQKMNPPRYQDIRGKESALLTTPDGGALIRVIAGEVDGHAGPGSTHTPITITHVTVQPGAEVELPWRADFNALLYVLGGRGTVGADKRPIHTGQLAVHGPGDALRFTADLQQDSHTPALDLYIMGGEPIREPVAHYGPFVMNTRAELVKAFEDYQAGRLGVIPAARLPHSAGEGDRP; this comes from the coding sequence ATGCCTGCCGTCACCGTCGAAGACGTTCTCGTCCTGCCCCGCCTGCCCCGCCTCGACCCGGCCACCACGGCCTTCCGGCCGGTCAAGTCGCTGACCACCGCGCCGAGTGGCTTCGAGGGCGAGGGCTTCCCGGTCCGCCGCTCGTTCGCCGGCGTGGCCATGACCGACCTCGACCCCTTCATCCACCTCGACCAGATGGGCGAGGTCGACTACGCGCCGGGCGAGCCCAAGGGAACGCCGTGGCACCCGCACCGCGGGTTCGAGACGGTGACCTACATCATCGACGGCATCTTCGACCACCAGGACTCCAACGGTGGCGGTGGCACGATCACCAACGGTGACACCCAGTGGATGACGGCGGGTTCCGGCCTGCTGCACATCGAGGCTCCGCCGGAGCACCTGGTGATGAGCGGCGGCCTGTTCCACGGCCTCCAGCTCTGGGTCAACCTGCCCCGCGCCCAGAAGATGAACCCGCCGCGCTACCAGGACATCCGGGGCAAGGAGTCGGCCCTGCTGACCACGCCCGACGGCGGTGCCCTGATCCGGGTCATCGCGGGTGAGGTCGACGGCCACGCGGGCCCGGGCAGCACGCACACCCCGATCACCATCACCCACGTGACGGTGCAGCCGGGTGCCGAGGTCGAGCTGCCGTGGCGGGCCGACTTCAACGCCCTGCTCTACGTGCTCGGCGGCCGTGGCACCGTCGGCGCCGACAAGCGCCCGATCCACACCGGCCAGCTCGCTGTGCACGGTCCCGGCGACGCGCTGCGCTTCACCGCCGACCTACAGCAGGACTCGCACACCCCGGCGCTCGACCTCTACATCATGGGTGGCGAGCCGATCCGCGAGCCGGTCGCGCACTACGGCCCGTTTGTCATGAACACCCGCGCCGAGCTGGTCAAGGCGTTCGAGGACTACCAGGCCGGTCGCCTCGGCGTCATCCCGGCGGCTCGTCTCCCGCACTCCGCGGGCGAGGGCGACCGCCCCTGA
- the alc gene encoding allantoicase: MNWLGLTDLASRRLGGGVVGTNDELFAAADNLVTPEPPGFTPKTFGPKGQVYDGWETRRRRVPGEDWAIVRLGAAGIVRGVVVDTSFFTGNYPPEASVQGCRVDGHPSLDDLLAADWVPLVSRSPLQGDTANPFSVSRDALVTHVRLVIHPDGGVARLRVHGEVVPDPVRFPDGFLDLAAAENGGRVVGCSDLFYGAPGQLIEPGLARTMGEGWETRRRRDAGNDWVLVRLAAPGRISLASLDTTHFKGNAPGAAALTGVDDRKADPADPAAWFPLLPRVDLRPDTRHRFPLRTDPVTHVRLDIYPDGGMARLSLHGHLDDGVLDTLRTAWLPAPGGGRMR; encoded by the coding sequence ATGAACTGGCTCGGCCTGACCGACCTGGCGTCGCGCCGCCTCGGCGGTGGCGTGGTCGGCACCAACGACGAGTTGTTCGCGGCCGCCGACAACCTGGTCACGCCGGAACCGCCGGGTTTCACACCGAAGACCTTCGGACCCAAGGGCCAGGTGTACGACGGTTGGGAGACCCGCCGCCGCCGCGTCCCCGGGGAAGACTGGGCGATCGTCCGCCTCGGCGCGGCCGGCATCGTGCGCGGCGTGGTCGTCGACACGTCCTTCTTCACGGGCAACTACCCGCCCGAGGCGTCGGTGCAGGGCTGCCGCGTCGACGGCCACCCGTCGCTCGACGACCTGCTGGCCGCCGACTGGGTGCCGCTGGTGTCGCGCTCCCCGCTGCAAGGCGACACCGCCAACCCGTTCTCCGTCTCCCGCGACGCGTTGGTCACCCACGTGCGGCTGGTCATCCATCCGGATGGGGGAGTGGCGCGGTTGCGCGTACACGGTGAGGTGGTTCCTGATCCTGTGCGCTTCCCGGACGGCTTTCTCGACCTGGCCGCGGCCGAGAACGGGGGCCGGGTGGTCGGCTGCAGCGACCTGTTCTACGGCGCGCCCGGGCAGCTCATCGAGCCCGGCCTGGCCCGCACCATGGGCGAGGGCTGGGAGACCCGGCGCCGCCGCGACGCGGGCAACGACTGGGTGCTGGTGCGGCTCGCGGCGCCCGGGCGGATCAGCCTCGCGTCGCTGGACACGACACATTTCAAGGGCAACGCACCGGGCGCGGCCGCGCTGACCGGCGTCGACGACCGCAAGGCCGACCCGGCCGACCCGGCGGCCTGGTTCCCGCTGCTGCCCCGGGTCGACCTGCGCCCCGACACACGGCACCGCTTTCCACTGCGGACGGACCCGGTGACGCACGTACGCCTGGACATCTATCCGGACGGCGGCATGGCCCGGCTCTCTTTGCACGGCCACCTGGACGACGGGGTCCTCGACACGCTGCGCACGGCGTGGCTCCCGGCCCCGGGCGGGGGGAGGATGAGGTAA
- a CDS encoding MarR family winged helix-turn-helix transcriptional regulator: MSDVKSLSPAEMAAWRAVIEGSQRLLTQLEDNLRETSELSFADYHVLVLLSEAPRQRLRMGELANKLIFSPSRLTYHVGTMEKRGLVARQPCPEDRRGSEAVLTDAGLRALREAAPHHLRSVRQHFVDALDDTELAELNKIFTRLGERLIAARSQSR, translated from the coding sequence ATGAGCGACGTGAAGTCCTTGAGCCCGGCGGAGATGGCCGCCTGGCGAGCCGTCATCGAGGGGAGTCAGCGCCTGCTGACCCAGCTCGAAGACAACCTGCGGGAGACGAGCGAGCTCAGCTTCGCCGACTACCACGTGCTCGTGCTGCTGTCCGAGGCACCGCGGCAGCGGCTCCGGATGGGCGAGCTGGCCAACAAGCTGATCTTTTCGCCCAGCCGCCTCACCTACCACGTCGGCACCATGGAGAAGCGCGGCCTGGTCGCCCGGCAGCCCTGTCCCGAAGACCGGCGCGGCAGCGAGGCCGTCCTCACCGACGCCGGGCTGCGCGCGCTGCGCGAAGCCGCACCCCACCACCTGCGTTCCGTGCGCCAGCACTTCGTCGACGCGCTCGACGACACCGAGCTTGCCGAGCTCAACAAGATCTTCACCCGCCTGGGCGAGCGGCTGATCGCCGCCCGGTCGCAGTCCCGTTAG
- a CDS encoding protein-L-isoaspartate O-methyltransferase family protein, with amino-acid sequence MTDVPALRERLVDVLRDDGGLTRDDVIQAFATVPRELFLADGFHLGEAGFLRPGDDGFLAAAYRNDALVTKFDDGRPVSSSSQPSLMALMIEALGVAPGMRVLEIGAGTGYNAALMAHIGAAVTSVDVQPDVAARAAAALDRAGVTGARVRVGDGYLGEPSGAPYDRVIVTVGITGVSPHWLAQLVPGGLMLAPVAHAGNNPVLRVWTRPAAGRAEPGWPATDEVWADGICGAGFMAAAGPLAARYPWAHPDPLRVPDGVTPSVQIPPRWKQPLDGLSYHDLWFAVGAWDRRTTSGPFDGGSGCVLADDTRAGGAAIRADGSVIAAGAHAAAFANDAGILLDRWLDAGRPGIERWRAPLVLAGDPAAPIYVPREWSLFA; translated from the coding sequence ATGACCGACGTGCCGGCCCTCCGCGAACGTCTGGTCGACGTGCTGCGTGACGACGGCGGGCTCACCCGCGACGACGTGATCCAGGCCTTCGCCACCGTGCCGCGCGAGCTGTTTCTCGCCGACGGGTTCCACCTGGGCGAGGCCGGTTTCCTGCGGCCGGGTGACGACGGGTTCCTCGCGGCCGCCTACCGCAACGACGCCCTGGTGACCAAGTTCGACGACGGGCGGCCGGTCAGCTCGTCGAGCCAGCCGTCGCTGATGGCGTTGATGATCGAGGCGCTCGGCGTCGCGCCGGGCATGCGGGTGTTGGAGATCGGCGCCGGCACCGGCTACAACGCGGCGCTGATGGCCCACATCGGAGCGGCGGTGACCAGCGTCGACGTGCAGCCTGACGTGGCGGCCCGGGCGGCGGCGGCGTTGGACAGGGCCGGCGTGACCGGCGCACGGGTCCGGGTCGGCGACGGCTATCTCGGCGAGCCCAGCGGCGCGCCCTATGACCGGGTGATCGTGACCGTCGGCATCACCGGGGTGTCGCCGCACTGGCTGGCGCAGCTCGTGCCGGGCGGCCTGATGCTGGCGCCGGTCGCGCACGCGGGCAACAACCCGGTCCTGCGGGTGTGGACCCGACCCGCGGCCGGCCGCGCCGAGCCGGGGTGGCCGGCCACCGATGAGGTCTGGGCCGACGGCATCTGCGGTGCGGGCTTCATGGCCGCCGCCGGGCCGCTGGCCGCGCGCTACCCGTGGGCCCATCCGGACCCGCTCCGGGTGCCCGACGGCGTGACCCCGTCCGTCCAGATCCCGCCGCGCTGGAAGCAGCCGCTCGACGGGCTGAGCTACCACGACCTGTGGTTCGCCGTCGGCGCCTGGGACCGGCGGACCACCAGCGGCCCGTTCGACGGCGGGTCGGGCTGCGTGCTGGCCGACGACACCCGGGCCGGCGGTGCCGCGATCCGGGCCGACGGTTCGGTCATCGCGGCCGGTGCCCACGCCGCGGCATTCGCCAACGACGCCGGCATCCTGCTCGACCGATGGCTCGACGCGGGCCGGCCGGGCATCGAGCGGTGGCGGGCGCCGCTGGTGCTGGCCGGCGACCCGGCCGCGCCGATCTACGTACCCCGGGAATGGTCGTTGTTCGCCTAG
- a CDS encoding glycoside hydrolase family 6 protein: MHRRSVVGASLAGVAAFAVALTAFVAPGLPTAARAAAVDSAFYVDPDTNAARWVAANPNDSKAAVIRERIAEVPQARWFTTTNTSTVRGQVNTFVGAAAAAGKIPIMVVYDIPNRDCGGASSGGAPSHAAYRAWIDEVAAGLAGRPATIVLEPDVLPLMTNCQNASQQAETKASMAYAGKKLKAGSSQAKVYMDAGHSAWLSAADAASRLVGADIANSADGISINVSNYRANSEAVPYAKSVLAAIGAPQLKAVIDTSRNGNGPLGSEWCDPAGRAIGVPSTTQTGDSAIAAYLWVKLPGEADGCIAGAGQFVPQRAYDLAIAAGPWNPPTSNPPTTAPPTSTPPTSTPPTTTPPTTPPAGGCSVGLRPNAWPGGFTLEVTVRNNGASVTGWTLTATTRGDARLTQGWSATWSQSGTQLTARPLAWNGTLPTGGSTTIGFQGSYTGTFQAPTDWRLGNTLCTAI, encoded by the coding sequence ATGCACCGCAGATCTGTCGTCGGCGCGTCGCTTGCCGGCGTGGCGGCGTTCGCTGTCGCCCTGACCGCGTTCGTCGCGCCCGGCCTTCCCACGGCCGCCCGTGCCGCCGCGGTCGACTCTGCCTTCTATGTCGATCCCGACACCAACGCCGCCCGCTGGGTGGCCGCCAACCCCAACGACAGCAAGGCCGCCGTCATCCGCGAGCGCATCGCCGAGGTGCCGCAGGCCCGCTGGTTCACCACGACCAACACCAGCACGGTGCGCGGCCAGGTGAACACGTTCGTCGGCGCCGCCGCGGCCGCCGGGAAGATCCCGATCATGGTCGTCTACGACATCCCCAACCGGGACTGCGGCGGTGCCAGTTCGGGCGGCGCGCCGTCGCACGCGGCCTACCGGGCCTGGATCGACGAGGTGGCTGCCGGGCTTGCCGGCCGGCCGGCCACGATCGTTCTCGAGCCCGACGTGCTGCCGCTGATGACCAACTGCCAGAACGCGAGCCAACAAGCCGAGACCAAAGCATCCATGGCGTACGCCGGAAAGAAGCTCAAGGCCGGCTCCTCCCAGGCCAAGGTCTACATGGACGCCGGACACTCGGCCTGGCTCTCGGCCGCTGACGCGGCGTCCCGGCTGGTCGGCGCCGACATCGCCAACAGTGCCGACGGCATCTCGATCAACGTGTCCAACTACCGGGCCAACAGCGAGGCCGTGCCCTACGCCAAGTCGGTGCTGGCCGCGATCGGCGCACCCCAGCTCAAGGCCGTGATCGACACCAGCCGCAACGGCAACGGGCCGCTCGGCTCCGAGTGGTGCGACCCGGCCGGGCGGGCGATCGGCGTGCCCAGCACGACCCAGACCGGCGACTCGGCCATCGCGGCGTACCTCTGGGTCAAGCTCCCCGGCGAAGCCGACGGCTGCATCGCCGGCGCCGGCCAGTTCGTCCCGCAACGGGCCTACGACCTGGCCATCGCGGCCGGCCCGTGGAACCCGCCGACGTCCAACCCGCCGACGACCGCGCCGCCCACCAGCACGCCGCCCACTAGCACCCCGCCCACGACCACCCCGCCGACCACGCCGCCCGCCGGGGGCTGCTCGGTCGGCCTGCGGCCCAACGCCTGGCCCGGCGGCTTCACCCTCGAGGTGACGGTGCGCAACAACGGCGCCTCCGTCACGGGCTGGACGCTGACCGCAACCACCCGCGGCGACGCCCGGCTGACCCAGGGCTGGAGCGCCACGTGGTCGCAGTCCGGCACCCAGCTCACCGCCCGGCCGCTGGCCTGGAACGGCACCCTGCCCACTGGCGGATCCACCACGATCGGCTTCCAGGGCAGCTACACAGGTACCTTCCAGGCGCCGACCGACTGGCGCCTGGGTAACACTCTGTGCACGGCGATTTGA
- a CDS encoding general stress protein — protein sequence MTTPSTPASNIPPGPAGSGAPVPGASGLGGGVFGGAPVADQGLPRATVTVASYPDYAAAQRAVDYLSDNQFPVQYTAIVGSNLRLVENVLGRLTTGRAALAGLASGAWFGAFIGLLFGIFSDANWFAVFFSALAIGAFWGAVFGAFAHAMTRGRRDFTSRSSLQASEYAVMADAEHADAARQLLTRMNWQASGAS from the coding sequence ATGACCACACCTTCGACGCCGGCCAGCAACATCCCGCCCGGTCCCGCCGGTTCCGGCGCTCCGGTGCCGGGCGCCAGCGGTCTCGGCGGCGGTGTGTTCGGCGGTGCCCCGGTCGCTGACCAGGGCCTGCCGCGAGCGACCGTGACCGTCGCGAGCTACCCCGACTACGCCGCCGCCCAGCGGGCGGTCGACTACCTTTCCGACAACCAATTCCCGGTCCAATACACCGCGATCGTGGGCAGCAACCTGCGCCTCGTGGAAAACGTGCTGGGCCGGCTGACCACCGGCCGCGCGGCGCTCGCCGGCCTCGCCAGCGGCGCCTGGTTCGGCGCCTTCATCGGCCTGCTGTTCGGGATCTTCTCGGACGCCAACTGGTTCGCCGTGTTCTTCTCCGCACTGGCGATCGGCGCGTTCTGGGGTGCCGTGTTCGGCGCCTTCGCCCACGCCATGACCCGCGGGCGGCGCGACTTCACCTCGCGCAGCTCGCTGCAGGCCAGCGAATACGCGGTCATGGCCGACGCGGAACACGCCGACGCCGCCCGCCAGCTCCTCACCCGGATGAACTGGCAGGCCAGCGGCGCCAGCTGA